A part of Homoserinibacter sp. YIM 151385 genomic DNA contains:
- a CDS encoding glycoside hydrolase family 5 protein — MPTPIPRWRGFNVLDLFSTSVRWKEFFPMDDGVFSEEDFVMIKELGFNFVRLPMSYMYLGTGPYARTPDPERLHLLDRAIELGQQYGIHVMPGFHRAPGYCVTSASQFDTPEKGSLFADEEELQDFITWWRFLAERYADVPREALSFNLVNEPMNIDDATFERVFTPVIEAIEAASPHRLIQVEGSFVWEGSSISLKPAPASIAHRDNVVNSVHLYHPMTLTHHECPWTEGMISQDLEEPTWPYQPTLKPGSTRELTGDDAKRWDKETLRELLKPYLDLAEAGYKVHVGEMGAYSKVAHEVYLAYAKDVVELLDEYGLGYAMWNFRGPFGVVDTGRTDAAAEEFHGHQLDRALADILRGA; from the coding sequence ATGCCCACCCCCATCCCGCGCTGGCGCGGATTCAACGTCCTCGACCTCTTCTCGACGAGCGTCCGCTGGAAGGAGTTCTTCCCCATGGACGACGGCGTGTTCTCGGAGGAGGACTTCGTCATGATCAAGGAGCTCGGCTTCAACTTCGTGCGCCTCCCGATGTCGTACATGTACCTCGGCACCGGGCCGTACGCCCGCACGCCCGACCCCGAGCGCCTCCACCTGCTCGACCGCGCCATCGAGCTCGGCCAGCAGTACGGCATCCACGTCATGCCCGGCTTCCACCGCGCCCCCGGCTACTGCGTCACGAGCGCCTCGCAGTTCGACACCCCGGAGAAGGGCAGCCTCTTCGCCGACGAGGAGGAGCTGCAGGACTTCATCACGTGGTGGCGCTTCCTCGCCGAGCGCTACGCCGACGTGCCGCGCGAGGCGCTGAGCTTCAACCTCGTCAACGAGCCCATGAACATCGACGACGCCACCTTCGAGCGCGTCTTCACCCCCGTGATCGAGGCGATCGAGGCCGCGAGCCCGCACCGCCTCATCCAGGTCGAGGGCAGCTTCGTCTGGGAGGGCTCCTCGATCTCGCTCAAGCCCGCGCCCGCGAGCATCGCCCACCGCGACAACGTCGTGAACTCGGTGCACCTCTACCACCCGATGACGCTCACCCACCACGAGTGCCCGTGGACGGAGGGCATGATCTCGCAGGACCTCGAGGAGCCGACCTGGCCCTACCAGCCGACCCTCAAGCCGGGCTCGACGCGCGAGCTCACGGGCGACGACGCGAAGCGCTGGGACAAGGAGACGCTCCGCGAGCTGCTGAAGCCGTACCTGGATCTCGCGGAGGCCGGGTACAAGGTGCACGTCGGCGAGATGGGCGCGTACTCGAAGGTCGCCCACGAGGTCTACCTCGCGTACGCGAAGGACGTCGTCGAGCTGCTCGACGAGTACGGCCTCGGCTACGCCATGTGGAACTTCCGCGGCCCCTTCGGCGTCGTCGACACGGGGCGCACCGACGCCGCGGCCGAGGAGTTCCACGGCCACCAGCTCGACCGCGCGCTCGCCGACATCCTGCGCGGCGCCTGA
- a CDS encoding mannonate dehydratase, with the protein MPIRLAEFLSPRPEEPLWSLIRQAGVTDVVALLQGAEQEQRMFAAVGEGTRGTDGTDAAPWSEASIARDQRIFADAGFRVAAIEDTVPMDRIRLGREGRDEDIAAVIQQLEAMGNLGIGVLCFNWMAIATWSRTSIETVGRGGARVTSFRLADAGGHPDVEVAETAEDLWAALAYFLDAVIPTAERAGVRLGMHPDDPPLPRLRGVPRIMGTPDAYRRLLALNPSRANGVTFCQGNFALMPGADDVPGLIREFGERVAFSHFRNVRGTAEDFVETFHDEGVLDMAECMRALADIGFDGPLRPDHVPTMAGEPNARPGYETLGRLHALGYIRGLMDAVGA; encoded by the coding sequence ATGCCGATCCGTCTCGCGGAGTTCCTCTCGCCCCGACCCGAGGAGCCGCTCTGGTCCCTGATCCGGCAGGCGGGCGTCACCGACGTCGTCGCCCTGCTGCAGGGCGCCGAGCAGGAGCAGCGGATGTTCGCGGCCGTCGGCGAGGGGACCCGCGGGACGGACGGCACGGATGCCGCCCCCTGGAGCGAGGCGTCGATCGCGCGCGATCAGCGCATCTTCGCGGACGCCGGGTTCCGGGTCGCCGCGATCGAGGACACCGTGCCGATGGACCGCATCCGCCTCGGCCGCGAGGGGCGGGACGAGGACATCGCCGCCGTCATCCAGCAGCTCGAGGCGATGGGGAACCTCGGCATCGGAGTGCTCTGCTTCAACTGGATGGCGATCGCGACCTGGTCGCGGACCTCGATCGAGACGGTCGGCCGCGGGGGCGCCCGCGTGACCTCCTTCCGGCTCGCGGATGCCGGCGGCCACCCCGACGTCGAGGTCGCGGAGACCGCCGAGGACCTGTGGGCGGCGCTCGCCTACTTCCTCGACGCCGTCATCCCGACCGCCGAGCGCGCCGGGGTCCGGCTCGGCATGCACCCCGACGACCCGCCGCTGCCGCGCCTGCGCGGCGTGCCGCGCATCATGGGCACGCCGGATGCGTACCGGCGGCTGCTCGCGCTCAACCCCTCGCGGGCGAACGGGGTCACCTTCTGCCAGGGCAACTTCGCGCTCATGCCCGGGGCCGACGACGTGCCGGGCCTCATCCGCGAGTTCGGCGAGCGGGTGGCCTTCTCGCACTTCCGCAACGTCCGCGGGACGGCGGAGGACTTCGTCGAGACCTTCCACGACGAGGGCGTCCTCGACATGGCCGAGTGCATGCGGGCGCTCGCCGACATCGGCTTCGACGGCCCGCTCCGTCCCGATCACGTGCCGACCATGGCAGGGGAGCCGAACGCGCGCCCCGGCTACGAGACGCTCGGCCGGCTCCACGCGCTCGGCTACATCCGCGGGCTCATGGACGCGGTGGGGGCGTAG
- a CDS encoding FadR/GntR family transcriptional regulator gives MPRSIKRASLTEQASEAIVELIAERNLKAGDSLPGSGELAGMLDVSVPVVREAMAGLAAIGLLERHQGRESTVATPDSSHLSRLFALRVAGSAIDDEQLQRFREIVEVGNARLAARNRTPESLAAIDEAMTVLAGVENADDLHRADVAFHAAVAQAADNDLCQLVLESLEPLLQRLRRRVWGGWVGQGGGFEPIAQAHRRILEAIREGDEAGAGAAMTEHLDQARTGLEAAIRDGEQPVDPRAGFPGA, from the coding sequence ATGCCGCGTTCCATCAAGCGGGCCTCGCTCACCGAGCAGGCCTCCGAGGCGATCGTCGAGCTCATCGCGGAGCGCAACCTCAAGGCGGGCGACTCGCTCCCCGGCAGCGGCGAGCTGGCCGGGATGCTGGACGTCAGCGTGCCCGTCGTGCGCGAGGCCATGGCCGGGCTCGCCGCCATCGGACTGCTCGAGCGCCATCAGGGCCGTGAGAGCACGGTCGCCACCCCGGACTCCTCGCACCTGAGCCGGCTCTTCGCGCTGCGGGTCGCGGGCTCGGCGATCGACGACGAGCAGCTGCAGCGCTTCCGCGAGATCGTCGAGGTCGGCAACGCGCGCCTCGCGGCCCGCAACCGGACGCCCGAGTCGCTCGCCGCGATCGACGAGGCGATGACGGTGCTCGCGGGCGTCGAGAACGCCGACGACCTCCACCGCGCCGACGTCGCCTTCCACGCGGCGGTCGCGCAGGCCGCCGACAACGACCTCTGCCAGCTCGTGCTCGAGTCGCTCGAGCCGCTGCTGCAGCGCCTCCGCCGACGGGTCTGGGGCGGCTGGGTGGGTCAGGGCGGCGGCTTCGAGCCGATCGCCCAGGCGCACCGCCGGATCCTCGAGGCGATCCGCGAGGGCGACGAGGCGGGTGCGGGCGCCGCGATGACCGAGCACCTGGATCAGGCGCGCACGGGCCTCGAGGCCGCGATCCGCGACGGCGAGCAGCCGGTCGACCCGCGCGCGGGGTTCCCCGGCGCCTGA
- a CDS encoding glycerate kinase yields the protein MTSGSRRIVVAVDSFKGTIGARAAAEAIREGWLATRPGDEVRLRPMADGGEGTLETVAASLPEARRRLVAVRGPLDDTVEAPLLEFEQGGLRTALVELAAICGLERFAPGEPVPGLRTHTLGVGEMLAAALDGGVERLLVALGGSSSTDAGTGLLRALGARVLDEAGRPAPLGAAGLPRIARIELDGLRPLPSGGVATIADVDSPATGPKGAAHVFGPQKGLTPGEVLAADADIARIAGLLGVDPAEAGTGAAGAVGLGLRAWGAARGPGARTVAVISGLAEAMAGADLVITGEGSFDAQSERGKAPALVAELADAARVPVALVAGRIASEAQTDRFLAAVSLTELAGGGEAAMAEPARHLRDAGALLAAGWVAPAL from the coding sequence GTGACCTCCGGATCCCGTCGCATCGTCGTCGCCGTCGACAGCTTCAAGGGCACGATCGGCGCGCGGGCGGCGGCCGAGGCGATCCGGGAGGGCTGGCTCGCGACGCGGCCCGGCGACGAGGTCCGGCTCCGGCCGATGGCGGACGGGGGCGAGGGCACCCTCGAGACGGTCGCGGCATCCCTCCCCGAGGCGCGGCGGCGGCTCGTCGCCGTGCGCGGCCCGCTCGACGACACGGTCGAGGCGCCGCTGCTCGAGTTCGAGCAGGGGGGCCTGCGCACCGCCCTCGTGGAGCTCGCCGCGATCTGCGGCCTCGAGCGCTTCGCGCCGGGCGAGCCGGTGCCGGGCCTGCGCACGCACACGCTCGGGGTCGGCGAGATGCTCGCGGCCGCGCTCGATGGCGGGGTGGAGCGCCTCCTCGTCGCGCTCGGCGGCAGCAGCTCGACGGATGCCGGGACGGGCCTCCTGCGCGCGCTCGGCGCCCGGGTCCTCGACGAGGCGGGCCGGCCGGCGCCGCTCGGCGCCGCCGGCCTCCCCCGGATCGCGCGCATCGAGCTCGACGGCCTCCGCCCGCTCCCCTCGGGCGGCGTCGCGACGATCGCCGATGTCGACAGCCCGGCGACCGGCCCCAAGGGAGCCGCGCACGTCTTCGGGCCGCAGAAGGGGCTGACGCCGGGGGAGGTCCTGGCCGCCGACGCCGACATCGCGCGCATCGCCGGGCTGCTCGGGGTCGATCCGGCGGAGGCCGGCACGGGCGCCGCCGGGGCGGTCGGGCTGGGCCTGCGCGCCTGGGGCGCCGCGCGCGGACCCGGAGCGCGGACCGTCGCCGTCATCTCCGGGCTCGCGGAGGCGATGGCCGGCGCGGACCTCGTCATCACGGGCGAGGGCTCCTTCGACGCCCAGAGCGAGCGCGGCAAGGCGCCCGCGCTCGTCGCCGAGCTCGCGGACGCGGCGCGCGTCCCGGTCGCGCTCGTCGCGGGGCGGATCGCGAGCGAGGCGCAGACGGACCGCTTCCTCGCAGCCGTCTCGCTGACGGAGCTCGCCGGCGGCGGCGAAGCGGCGATGGCCGAGCCGGCCCGGCACCTCCGGGATGCCGGGGCCCTGCTGGCGGCAGGCTGGGTGGCCCCGGCGCTCTAG
- a CDS encoding Ig-like domain-containing protein, whose amino-acid sequence MTQHALPASTSRPRRTRGLAVVIATALVGLATGAALPPGAAAAPAPAPAASSFTSPGTADGVVPDGVCAVTATVRGGAGGSTVALANANGPGAIVTATYAVVPGQAFDVVVGAGGGSNGANSATPGPGGAPGGGRGGISAGNGSGTYHTGAGGGGYSTLAVGGELLVLAGAGGGSAGGHASNGGQGGGGGLPTASGVTAGSDGARSFDSPAATVGGGQGGQVDGPGAGGVNSGSDAVNGFPGSGRTGGDGGDDPTPDSGGGGGGGYFGGGGGASSVGNGSGGLSVGGVGGGGGGGGASYVAATSPVTTGVPVSAIASAAGPRITTATTGAGAPGAVSLDWVPCGYDLAVEKTASQDAVPVGGTVTWTVTVENVGAAPMTRGDTLTLADSLPGDGATSIVSITSSGGSSELFERGALVCDAEVGDPMPATLECSRPYATLGGSGSGVRGLDPGERLTIVYSQVVAAAGPLVNRASVTDRATGDDDDADEATVTGLVAPTAVDDEDLGNTIGDTVAIDVLDNDEGDLDLSTLQLVDADGDPVASPLIVPGEGRWTVSGRTIAFEPEPGFLGDPTPVRYSVADANGLRDTATVTVTYVPAAVDDEDLDNPVGETVTVPVLGNDTGDFDPATLRIVDPADGSEVLELAVPGQGTWRVQGSTIVFEPAPGYGGDPTPIGYRVSDTTGDRVGAEVTVTYVPVAVDDADHGNTIGEPVTVDVLGNDRGDLVPGSVRILGPGGERLTELAVEGEGTWTVDPADGSLTFRPAAGYRGNPTPVSYEVTDTTGDEVRAEVVVTYLPVAHDDRSTGNRPGEAVSVDVIGNDDGVFDPSSVRIVHPGTGELVTELRVRGEGVWTVDPTTGVITFTPEDGFRGDPTPIEYVVADLAGNLTRAEVVITYLPSAAPAAGGLATTGTASAALLGTAGAAVLLGALALMIGRRRGAMR is encoded by the coding sequence ATGACGCAGCACGCTCTCCCCGCATCCACTTCGCGACCGAGGCGCACCCGCGGCCTGGCCGTCGTCATCGCCACCGCCCTCGTCGGCCTGGCGACCGGCGCGGCGCTCCCGCCGGGCGCCGCGGCGGCGCCCGCTCCGGCGCCGGCCGCGAGCAGCTTCACCTCGCCCGGTACCGCCGACGGCGTGGTGCCGGACGGCGTCTGCGCCGTCACGGCGACCGTCCGCGGCGGCGCCGGCGGCAGCACGGTCGCGCTCGCGAACGCGAACGGCCCGGGCGCGATCGTCACGGCGACCTATGCGGTCGTCCCCGGTCAGGCCTTCGACGTCGTCGTCGGCGCCGGCGGCGGCTCGAACGGCGCGAACTCGGCGACCCCCGGCCCGGGCGGCGCGCCGGGCGGCGGTCGCGGCGGGATCTCCGCCGGCAACGGCAGCGGGACCTATCACACGGGCGCGGGCGGCGGCGGCTACAGCACCCTCGCCGTCGGCGGCGAGCTGCTCGTCCTCGCCGGCGCGGGCGGCGGCAGCGCCGGCGGCCACGCGAGCAACGGCGGCCAGGGCGGGGGCGGCGGCCTGCCGACGGCGTCCGGCGTGACGGCGGGCTCGGACGGCGCCCGCAGCTTCGACTCCCCCGCGGCGACCGTGGGCGGCGGCCAGGGCGGCCAGGTGGACGGCCCCGGCGCCGGCGGCGTCAACAGCGGCAGCGACGCCGTGAACGGCTTCCCGGGCAGCGGGCGCACCGGCGGCGACGGCGGCGACGACCCCACGCCGGACAGCGGCGGCGGCGGAGGCGGCGGCTACTTCGGCGGCGGCGGCGGCGCGTCCTCGGTCGGCAACGGCAGCGGCGGCCTCAGCGTCGGCGGGGTCGGCGGCGGTGGCGGCGGCGGCGGCGCGAGCTACGTCGCGGCGACCTCGCCGGTCACGACCGGCGTCCCGGTGTCGGCGATCGCCTCCGCGGCGGGGCCCCGCATCACGACCGCGACGACCGGCGCGGGCGCACCCGGCGCGGTCTCGCTCGACTGGGTGCCCTGCGGCTACGACCTCGCCGTCGAGAAGACCGCGTCGCAGGATGCGGTCCCGGTCGGCGGGACCGTCACCTGGACCGTCACGGTCGAGAACGTCGGCGCGGCGCCGATGACGCGCGGCGACACCCTCACCCTCGCCGACAGCCTGCCCGGCGACGGCGCGACCTCCATCGTGTCGATCACCTCCTCCGGCGGGTCGAGCGAGCTCTTCGAGCGCGGCGCCCTGGTGTGCGATGCCGAGGTCGGCGACCCGATGCCGGCGACGCTGGAGTGCTCGCGTCCCTACGCGACGCTCGGCGGCTCCGGCTCCGGGGTCCGCGGGCTCGACCCGGGCGAGCGGCTCACGATCGTCTACTCGCAGGTGGTCGCGGCCGCCGGACCGCTCGTGAACCGCGCCTCCGTGACCGATCGTGCGACCGGCGACGACGACGACGCGGACGAGGCGACCGTGACCGGCCTCGTCGCCCCGACCGCGGTCGACGACGAGGACCTCGGCAACACGATCGGGGACACGGTCGCGATCGACGTCCTCGACAACGACGAGGGCGATCTCGACCTCTCGACGCTGCAGCTCGTCGACGCCGACGGCGACCCCGTCGCCTCCCCCCTCATCGTGCCCGGCGAGGGCCGCTGGACCGTCTCGGGTCGGACCATCGCCTTCGAGCCCGAGCCCGGATTCCTCGGCGACCCGACCCCGGTCCGCTACTCCGTCGCCGATGCGAACGGCCTCCGCGACACCGCGACCGTCACCGTGACCTACGTGCCGGCCGCGGTCGACGACGAGGACCTCGACAACCCGGTCGGCGAGACGGTGACCGTCCCGGTGCTCGGCAACGACACCGGCGACTTCGACCCGGCGACCCTCCGGATCGTCGACCCGGCCGACGGCTCCGAGGTCCTCGAGCTCGCCGTCCCCGGCCAGGGCACCTGGCGGGTGCAGGGCTCGACGATCGTGTTCGAGCCGGCCCCCGGCTACGGCGGCGACCCGACGCCGATCGGCTACCGCGTCAGCGACACGACGGGCGACCGCGTCGGCGCGGAGGTCACCGTCACCTACGTCCCGGTGGCGGTCGACGACGCCGATCACGGCAACACGATCGGGGAGCCCGTGACCGTCGACGTGCTCGGCAACGATCGCGGGGATCTCGTGCCCGGCTCCGTGCGGATCCTCGGCCCCGGCGGCGAGCGCCTGACCGAGCTCGCGGTCGAGGGCGAGGGCACCTGGACGGTCGACCCGGCCGACGGCTCCCTCACGTTCCGGCCCGCGGCCGGCTACCGGGGCAACCCGACGCCCGTGTCCTACGAGGTGACCGACACCACCGGGGACGAGGTCCGCGCCGAGGTGGTCGTGACCTACCTGCCGGTCGCCCATGACGACCGCAGCACCGGCAACCGCCCGGGCGAGGCGGTCTCGGTCGACGTGATCGGCAACGACGACGGCGTGTTCGACCCGAGCTCGGTGCGCATCGTCCACCCGGGCACGGGCGAGCTCGTCACCGAGCTGCGGGTGCGCGGCGAGGGCGTCTGGACCGTCGACCCGACGACCGGCGTCATCACCTTCACCCCCGAGGACGGCTTCCGCGGCGACCCGACCCCGATCGAGTACGTCGTCGCGGACCTCGCCGGGAACCTGACCCGCGCGGAGGTCGTCATCACCTACCTGCCGTCGGCCGCGCCGGCAGCAGGCGGGCTCGCCACGACCGGCACCGCCTCGGCGGCGCTGCTCGGCACCGCCGGCGCCGCGGTGCTCCTGGGCGCCCTCGCCCTGATGATCGGCCGTCGCCGGGGGGCGATGCGCTGA